In Sebaldella termitidis ATCC 33386, one DNA window encodes the following:
- the nagE gene encoding N-acetylglucosamine-specific PTS transporter subunit IIBC: MLAKLQKLGKALMLPIAVLPIAGILLRIGQPDVLNMPFIASAGGAIFDNLAVLFGIGIAVGLAKNNDGAAGLAGAIAHFILLATATTIVAARYPDLKFSVGVLTGIIGGITAGLLYNRFHDIKVPEFLGFFGGRRFVPIITGLFALAEGAILGLIYPIFDLFFTKTGTWIVNSGPIGSFVFGLLNRLLIPTGLHHILNSFVWFVFGTYNEKTGDLNRFFAGDPNAGQFMTGFFPVMMFGVAGAALAMYLTAKKERRSEVGGMLISVALTAFLTGITEPFEFLFMFLSPVLYLIHAVLTGSSMALTYAMGMRDGFSFSAGAIDYFLNFGIATKPLGIALFGVVYFFLYFVIFYFMIKTFNLKTPGREDEDVAAMTAPDLGITEETAKYVELLGGIDNIKSIDSCITRLRLTVNDSSNISDAKLKALGAKGVIRPSKDAVQIVLGQKAEKMADELRKLK, from the coding sequence ATGTTAGCAAAATTACAAAAACTAGGGAAAGCATTGATGCTTCCGATCGCAGTACTTCCAATAGCTGGTATACTTTTAAGAATAGGACAGCCGGATGTTTTGAATATGCCTTTTATAGCAAGTGCCGGCGGAGCAATATTTGATAACCTGGCAGTATTATTTGGTATAGGTATAGCAGTTGGACTGGCAAAAAACAATGACGGTGCTGCAGGATTAGCAGGGGCAATAGCCCATTTTATATTATTGGCAACAGCAACAACAATAGTGGCAGCAAGATATCCTGATCTGAAATTCAGTGTGGGTGTACTTACAGGGATAATCGGAGGTATTACTGCAGGTCTACTTTATAATAGATTCCATGATATAAAAGTTCCGGAATTTTTGGGTTTCTTTGGCGGAAGACGTTTTGTTCCTATTATTACAGGTTTATTCGCACTTGCGGAAGGTGCAATTCTAGGACTTATTTATCCGATATTTGATCTTTTCTTTACAAAAACTGGTACATGGATTGTAAATTCAGGACCAATAGGATCATTTGTATTCGGACTGCTTAACAGATTATTAATCCCGACAGGATTACATCACATATTAAACAGTTTCGTATGGTTTGTATTTGGAACTTACAATGAAAAAACAGGGGATTTGAACAGATTCTTTGCAGGAGATCCTAATGCTGGTCAGTTTATGACAGGATTTTTCCCGGTAATGATGTTTGGTGTAGCCGGTGCTGCATTAGCAATGTATCTTACTGCTAAAAAAGAAAGAAGATCTGAAGTAGGCGGAATGCTTATATCAGTGGCTTTAACAGCATTTTTGACTGGAATAACTGAACCGTTTGAATTTCTGTTTATGTTCTTATCACCAGTATTATATCTAATTCATGCTGTCTTAACAGGGTCATCTATGGCGTTAACATATGCAATGGGTATGAGAGACGGTTTCTCATTCTCGGCCGGGGCAATTGACTATTTTCTGAATTTCGGAATAGCAACGAAACCTTTGGGTATAGCTTTATTCGGGGTAGTATATTTCTTCTTGTACTTTGTGATATTCTATTTCATGATAAAAACATTCAATCTTAAAACACCGGGAAGAGAAGATGAAGATGTAGCTGCAATGACAGCTCCTGATCTTGGAATAACAGAAGAAACAGCAAAATATGTAGAACTGTTAGGCGGTATAGATAATATAAAATCAATAGATTCATGTATAACTAGACTAAGACTTACAGTAAATGATTCAAGCAACATAAGTGATGCGAAATTAAAAGCACTTGGAGCAAAAGGTGTAATCAGACCATCAAAAGACGCAGTACAGATAGTGTTAGGACAAAAGGCTGAAAAAATGGCTGACGAATTAAGAAAACTAAAGTAA
- the celB gene encoding PTS cellobiose transporter subunit IIC, producing MEKFTAFLEKHLMPIATKLATNKYLTALKDSFVYTMPFLIVGSVVLLLVNLPIGAPELSEGVKNPMYVKWYGDFMALHKASLVQPFYVSMGIMSIFVAFGIGYSLSQQYQLNAITGGFLSLFTFLIMGAKFDWLPIGEATGGPALFHIAEGGWMPVMDGRYLDANGLFTAIIGGFIAVEIYRFMLKKGFVIKLPESVPPAIARSFELLMPIVVVIIIFQPLSIFVQSKANVMIPELLMGIVRPIIKASDTLPAVLFILLIVHLLWFCGLHGVNVVVAVINPIILSNLAENQAALQAGQQIPRIFAGGFLDAFVYLGGSGATIGLAIAMALSKNAHMKSIGRLSVVPGIFNINEPVIFGAPIVMNPVLFIPFLFVPMINATIAWICLKTGLVGRIVTLVPWTTPSPIAALLATNFNVMAFVLSAFLVVLSTILYLPFLKAYADILNKQEAAQ from the coding sequence ATGGAAAAATTTACTGCGTTTTTGGAAAAACATCTTATGCCGATTGCAACAAAATTAGCAACAAACAAATACTTAACAGCCTTAAAAGATTCATTTGTTTATACTATGCCGTTTTTGATAGTAGGGTCAGTAGTCCTTCTTTTGGTAAATCTGCCAATAGGAGCACCCGAACTTTCAGAAGGTGTAAAGAACCCTATGTATGTGAAGTGGTATGGAGACTTTATGGCGCTGCATAAGGCATCTTTAGTTCAGCCGTTTTATGTAAGTATGGGAATAATGTCTATATTTGTAGCTTTCGGAATAGGATACAGCCTATCACAGCAGTATCAGCTTAATGCCATTACAGGAGGATTTCTATCATTATTTACCTTCCTTATAATGGGTGCTAAATTTGACTGGTTGCCAATTGGTGAAGCAACAGGAGGACCTGCATTATTTCACATAGCAGAAGGCGGATGGATGCCTGTGATGGACGGACGGTATCTGGATGCAAACGGATTATTTACGGCAATAATCGGAGGCTTTATAGCAGTGGAAATATACAGATTTATGTTAAAAAAAGGATTTGTAATTAAGCTTCCGGAGTCAGTTCCGCCGGCAATAGCAAGATCATTTGAATTGTTAATGCCTATAGTTGTGGTAATAATTATATTCCAGCCGCTTAGTATCTTTGTACAAAGTAAGGCAAATGTAATGATACCTGAATTACTTATGGGAATTGTAAGACCGATAATAAAAGCTTCTGATACTCTGCCGGCAGTATTGTTTATACTATTAATAGTACATTTATTGTGGTTCTGCGGACTTCACGGTGTAAACGTCGTGGTAGCAGTTATAAATCCGATTATTTTAAGCAATCTTGCGGAAAATCAGGCGGCATTGCAGGCCGGGCAGCAGATACCAAGAATATTCGCAGGTGGTTTTCTTGATGCATTCGTATATCTCGGCGGTTCTGGAGCAACAATAGGTCTGGCAATAGCAATGGCACTTTCAAAGAATGCCCATATGAAATCAATAGGAAGACTCTCAGTGGTTCCGGGAATCTTCAATATAAATGAACCGGTAATTTTCGGTGCTCCGATAGTCATGAATCCGGTATTGTTCATTCCGTTCCTGTTCGTACCTATGATAAATGCAACAATAGCATGGATATGTCTGAAAACAGGACTTGTAGGAAGAATAGTAACACTGGTTCCATGGACTACTCCGTCACCAATAGCAGCATTGCTTGCTACGAACTTTAATGTAATGGCTTTTGTATTAAGTGCATTCCTTGTAGTATTATCAACAATATTATATCTGCCTTTCCTGAAAGCATATGCAGATATACTTAATAAACAGGAAGCAGCTCAATAA
- a CDS encoding DUF871 domain-containing protein, whose product MRKLGISVYPEHAELEENKKYIELAAKYGFSRIFTCLLSAEGDKEKIKQDFKDMILHAKKYNFEVIADVVPNIFHEFGISYGDLSFFHEMGVDGIRLDEGFSGNEESLMTFNPYNLMIELNASQVTGYLDNIISYHPDKHMLLGCHNFYPKKRSGLSRKQFIRGSEQFKKYGIRVAAFISSHSASFGPWPVSEGLCSLEEHRFLPVDVQAKDLFNTNLVDDVIIANCFASEEELKKLSEINKALMVLDVELETEISETEEKIAFEELHFFRGDVSEYTVRSTLPRVKYKEYEIKPNNTRSVKKGDVLIENSNYSRYKGELHIALKDFENEGNTNVIGRVSSSNFRFIDQIQPWQKFRLKKI is encoded by the coding sequence ATGAGAAAACTGGGAATATCCGTATATCCAGAGCATGCCGAACTGGAAGAAAATAAGAAATATATAGAATTAGCAGCAAAATACGGCTTTAGCAGGATATTTACATGCCTGCTGTCCGCAGAAGGTGATAAGGAGAAAATAAAGCAGGATTTTAAAGATATGATTTTACATGCCAAAAAATATAATTTTGAAGTAATTGCAGACGTAGTACCGAATATATTTCATGAATTTGGAATATCATATGGTGATTTGAGCTTTTTTCATGAAATGGGTGTAGATGGAATCAGGCTTGATGAAGGATTCAGCGGTAATGAAGAATCACTTATGACTTTTAATCCTTATAATCTTATGATTGAATTAAATGCGAGTCAGGTAACAGGGTATCTGGATAATATTATTTCTTATCATCCCGATAAACATATGCTTTTGGGATGCCATAATTTTTATCCTAAAAAAAGATCCGGACTTTCAAGGAAGCAGTTCATAAGAGGATCTGAGCAGTTTAAGAAATACGGAATAAGAGTAGCGGCATTTATTAGTTCGCATTCAGCTAGCTTCGGACCGTGGCCGGTATCAGAGGGGTTATGCTCACTGGAGGAACACAGATTTCTTCCTGTAGATGTACAGGCTAAAGACCTTTTCAATACCAATCTTGTAGATGATGTAATAATCGCAAACTGTTTTGCAAGCGAAGAGGAATTAAAAAAATTAAGTGAAATAAATAAAGCGCTTATGGTTCTGGATGTGGAGCTGGAAACTGAAATAAGCGAAACAGAAGAAAAAATTGCCTTTGAAGAGCTTCATTTTTTCAGGGGAGATGTAAGTGAATATACAGTTCGTTCGACACTTCCAAGAGTAAAATATAAAGAGTATGAAATTAAGCCGAATAATACGAGAAGTGTAAAAAAAGGAGATGTTCTTATAGAAAATTCCAATTATTCAAGATACAAGGGAGAGCTTCATATAGCCCTGAAAGATTTTGAGAATGAAGGAAATACCAATGTAATAGGAAGAGTAAGCAGCAGTAACTTCAGATTTATCGACCAGATACAGCCATGGCAGAAATTCAGATTAAAAAAAATATAA
- a CDS encoding YdcF family protein, protein MKRLIGFLLLFSIYFAEPCVTNFENQKMIDELAQTGIYYYWNGGDLKKVEEEFFKGITLKGKYDVVEESFKKASILDPERLNLKFSVASTQIIQKKVPEALATYEEILKLDPKNFEAGILHAGYAKATNNLTVYNNDIAALKKIYPQKTEAYLKKFKNIENVSKMRLNVKAENKNADFIVTLGYALNNDGTMNEVLIKRLEQTYEAARLNPNANIIVTGGVQKGGLTESYLMKNWLVEKGIAADRVIIEDKARDTVENAIYSTEILKKYNPKRVILITSASHIRRGTALLQEAADNAGLKITLDNLVYLDYKTLNDAMKVEETETLVIFRDLFRVSGIWAYPGIQR, encoded by the coding sequence ATGAAAAGATTGATAGGTTTTTTACTGTTATTTAGTATTTATTTTGCAGAACCATGTGTTACAAATTTTGAAAATCAAAAAATGATTGATGAACTTGCCCAGACCGGTATTTATTACTACTGGAACGGCGGGGATCTGAAAAAGGTAGAGGAGGAATTCTTTAAGGGAATAACTCTCAAAGGAAAATATGATGTAGTAGAAGAGTCTTTCAAGAAAGCAAGTATACTTGATCCTGAAAGACTAAACCTGAAATTTTCAGTAGCTTCTACACAGATCATTCAGAAAAAAGTGCCGGAAGCACTTGCTACTTATGAAGAAATCTTGAAACTGGATCCTAAAAATTTTGAAGCCGGTATCCTGCATGCGGGATATGCAAAAGCTACTAATAATCTAACTGTTTATAATAATGATATTGCCGCATTAAAGAAAATTTATCCTCAAAAAACAGAAGCTTATCTGAAAAAATTTAAAAACATAGAAAATGTAAGTAAAATGAGGCTAAATGTAAAGGCAGAAAATAAAAATGCTGACTTTATAGTAACACTGGGATACGCTCTTAATAACGACGGGACTATGAATGAGGTTCTCATAAAAAGGCTTGAACAGACATATGAAGCTGCGAGACTTAATCCTAATGCCAATATAATAGTCACAGGAGGCGTACAAAAAGGCGGGCTTACAGAATCATATCTTATGAAAAACTGGCTTGTAGAAAAAGGAATTGCTGCAGACAGAGTTATAATAGAGGATAAAGCAAGAGATACTGTAGAAAATGCTATCTATTCAACAGAAATATTAAAAAAATATAACCCAAAAAGAGTTATACTAATAACAAGTGCAAGTCATATAAGAAGAGGAACGGCATTACTGCAGGAAGCGGCAGATAATGCAGGATTAAAAATTACACTGGATAATCTGGTTTATTTGGATTACAAGACACTAAATGATGCAATGAAAGTAGAGGAAACTGAAACTTTGGTTATTTTCAGGGATTTATTCAGAGTATCTGGAATTTGGGCTTATCCGGGGATACAAAGATAA
- a CDS encoding chromate transporter — translation MSKIIQLFISFFKIGLVSFGGGYVIIPMIEKEIIYKHNWIDSSTFANIVGIAAVTPGPISLNTATFVGNKMFGIFGGMVSTAGVVLPSFIITLFISGFYFKNSDQLIQKTIFYVLKPLIVGMIFIAALNLSVPAFIHLNKSVDYVSVILFIFSFLLLLKTKINPILIIFISASLSLLINSIIWLL, via the coding sequence ATGAGTAAAATAATTCAACTTTTTATATCATTTTTCAAAATTGGTTTAGTTAGTTTCGGAGGCGGTTATGTTATTATTCCTATGATTGAAAAGGAAATAATATATAAGCATAACTGGATAGACAGCTCTACCTTTGCCAATATAGTAGGAATAGCTGCTGTTACTCCCGGACCTATTTCGCTGAATACCGCTACATTTGTAGGAAATAAAATGTTCGGCATATTCGGGGGAATGGTAAGTACTGCCGGGGTTGTGCTGCCGTCATTTATCATAACGCTTTTTATATCCGGCTTTTATTTCAAAAACAGTGATCAGCTTATACAGAAAACTATCTTCTATGTTTTAAAACCTTTGATTGTCGGTATGATCTTCATAGCAGCACTGAATCTTTCCGTCCCGGCTTTTATTCATCTTAATAAGTCTGTTGACTATGTTTCTGTAATTTTATTCATTTTTTCATTTTTACTGTTATTAAAGACTAAAATAAATCCTATATTAATTATTTTTATTTCGGCTTCATTAAGCCTGTTGATAAATTCAATAATATGGTTACTCTGA